The following proteins are encoded in a genomic region of Diadema setosum chromosome 10, eeDiaSeto1, whole genome shotgun sequence:
- the LOC140234454 gene encoding actin, cytoplasmic-like: MAQADEEVPPVIIDVGSLTCRVGLMGDEDPRTVFPSVVGHLRREIVTESAVGNLSSYVGEEALSKRGILNLTWPVEDGIVTNWDDMEKIFHHIFDNELNVDAKNHPVLLTESPTNPKANREKAMQCLFDTFGVPSVFTVSQQVASMFAAGRTTGVVFDVGASSGHVVPIYEGHCLRHAIRHVTSAGSHHSEYLLGLLKDRGYNCETLDMKTVEDIKEKLCSVARDFDRETANPRTITETFQLPNGHSITIDKERLLVPEVFFKPTLLGKDSPGIHRVIYDAVMDCDAELRKKLLAGIILAGGATMYRGLQERLQDELGAVVQPPARVKVIHPKKHSAWMGGSVLAAFAPIKQQWISKKEYECHGPSIVHKKCF, encoded by the exons ATGGCACAGGCCGACGAAGAGGTACCGCCCGTGATCATCGACGTCGGGTCTCTCACATGTCGCGTGGGGCTGATGGGTGACGAGGATCCGCGAACTGTCTTCCCGTCGGTCGTAGGTCATCTCCGAAGAGAG ATTGTAACTGAAAGCGCGGTAGGGAACTTGAGTTCGTATGTTGGAGAAGAGGCTCTGAGCAAGAGAGGTATCTTAAACCTCACTTGGCCTGTCGAAGACGGGATCGTCACCAACTGGGACGACATGGAGAAGATCTTTCATCACATTTTCGACAACGAGCTCAACGTCGACGCCAAGAACCACCCCGTCCTCCTCACCGAGTCGCCGACCAACCCGAAGGCCAACAGAGAGAAGGCAATGCAG TGCTTGTTCGACACTTTCGGCGTCCCATCCGTCTTCACAGTCAGCCAGCAAGTCGCCTCAATGTTCGCTGCCGGGCGAACGACGGGCGTCGTATTCGACGTCGGAGCAAGTTCTGGTCACGTTGTACCGATTTACGAAGGTCACTGCCTACGTCATGCTATCCGTCACGTGACATCAGCTGGATCCCATCATTCTGAATACCTGCTGGGACTACTCAAGGATCGTGGATATAATTGCGAGACATTAG ACATGAAGACGGTAGAAGACATCAAGGAAAAACTTTGCTCCGTTGCTCGTGACTTCGATCGCGAGACAGCGAACCCGCGAACGATCACGGAGACTTTTCAGCTGCCCAACGGCCACTCTATCACCATTGACAAGGAAAGACTCCTCGTTCCCGAAGTCTTCTTCAAACCCACTCTCCTGGGCAAAGACTCTCCCGGCATCCACCGGGTCATCTACGACGCCGTGATGGACTGCGACGCCGAGCTCCGCAAGAAACTCCTGGCCGGTATCATACTCGCTGGAGGTGCGACCATGTATCGTGGGCTCCAAGAACGGCTGCAAGACGAGCTCGGCGCCGTGGTGCAACCACCGGCTCGAGTGAAAGTCATTCATCCCAAGAAGCATTCTGCTTGGATGGGTGGGTCCGTGTTGGCTGCGTTTGCACCCATCAAACAGCAGTGGATTAGCAAGAAAGAGTATGAGTGCCACGGTCCCAGTATCGTTCACAAGAAGTGTTtctaa